The following are encoded together in the Humulus lupulus chromosome 5, drHumLupu1.1, whole genome shotgun sequence genome:
- the LOC133779414 gene encoding uncharacterized protein LOC133779414, translated as MALTKECSSFLHDKLPPKLKDLGSFTISCTIGDTYCGMALCDLGASINLMPMSVFKQLAIGEVRPTTVTLQLPDRSLSHPNGRIEDVLVRVDKFIFPVDFIVLDYEADREVPIILGRPFLAIGRTLIDVQKGEITMRVQDEKGDF; from the coding sequence ATGGCTCTAACTAAGGAGTGTAGTTCATTTCTGCATGACAAGTTGCCACCAAAGTTGAAGGATCTTGGGAGTTTCACTATTTCATGTACTATTGGAGACACTTATTGTGGGatggctttatgtgatttgggtgcTAGCATTAATTTGATGCCAATGTCTGTTTTCAAGCAATTGGCGATTGGAGAAGTCAGGCCTACTACAGTTACTCTTCAACTTCCAGATAGATCTCTTTCTCATCCAAATGGGAGGATTGAAGATGTGTTGGTGAGGGTAGACAAATTCATATTCCCTGTTGATTTTATTGTGCTAGACTATGAGGCGGATAGAGAAGTGCCTATTATTCTAGGGAGGCCATTTCTTGCAATAGGAAGAACTTTGATAGATGTGCAAAAGGGTGAGATTACTATGAGGGTCCAAGATGAAAAAGGTGACTTTTAA